The Candidatus Woesearchaeota archaeon genome includes the window TTAAATTTAAATCTCCTGAAATAAATAGTAAAATGGGTGAAGTTGCATCAAAAATTGACTTGAAAGTGAATTACAAAACTACTGAATCAACTATTTTTCTAGACATCTCAGATAAATCCGCATACTTATCTCATGAAAAGTACAAAGGTTTAGAAGGACTTCCAGTAGGAACTTCAGGAAAAGTTCTAGTTCTCCTTTCAGGAGGGATAGATTCTCCTGTTGCAGCATATCAAATACTCAAAAGAGGATGTGAAGTAGATTTTCTACACTTTCATACATTTGAAAATAATGATGAAATTCTAAATACAAAAATAAAAAAAATCATAGAGAAAGTTAATGAATACGGATTTGAATCAAAACTTCATGCAATGCCTTGTCAATTTTATAGATCTCTTACTTGTGATAAAATAAAGTTCGACAATTATAGACTTGTTATGTTCAAACACTTCATATTTAGGATGGCTGATGAATTGGTAAAAAAAGAAGGATATGATGCAATAGTTAGTGGTGATGCTCTAGCTCAAGTAGCATCTCAAACAATTGAAAATATGCGTGCAACTCAAACAGGTTTAACTTCATTAATTCTAAGACCTTTACTAACCTATCAAAAAGAAGAAATAATAACTATTGCAAGAAAAATAGATACATTTGAATTAAGTATAGAGGAATACAAAGACTGTTGTTCTCTTGCTGCAAAGAATCCACAAACAAAGTCAAAAGTTGAAGTTTTAAATGAATTATTAAAAGAAATGAACTTTGAAGAGATTATTGAGAAATGTTTAACACAAGTAAAATCTTATGATTTTAAATAAAACTGTTTAAAGAAATATTAAATTTATTAAATTGTAGATAAAATGTGAAATAAATGAGTACATAATTTTATAAACTTCTTTTAGTAAATATTATTATGAATGATATTAAATCGAATTTAACTTCTCTTATTGTTAAAGCATTAAATGATGAAAAATTAATTAGTAAAGAATATATGGAACAAATAAATGGGATTTATGGGAAACTAAGTAATTCTGAGAGCACAAATGTTAATGATTTATTTCCAGTATTAACAAAATTAAAATCCGTATGGTTATTAATTCAAATTGAGAAAGGAACATCAAAAAATAAATTAGAATGTTTCAAAGAATTAACTGAATCATTAGTTATTGCAAAAGATATGGGAATTAATGTTAAAGATTTAAATAAAAGATATAATAATTTAAAATAATGGAAATTAAATATGATCAACATTTTCTTGTAGATAAAGAAATTTTAAAAAAGACAATAGAAATAGCCAACATAAATAATAATGATGTCATTTATGAAATTGGTCCAGGAAAAGGATATTTAACAAAAGAAATTTTAAAATGTAAACCTGAAAAGTTAATTTCAATTGAAATTGATGGTTCATTTGATTCAGAATTAAAAAAATTAAAAAAACATAATAAAAATTTTGAATACTATTTTTCTGATGGAGTTAATGAAATCTCGAATTTTAATTTCACA containing:
- the thiI gene encoding tRNA 4-thiouridine(8) synthase ThiI translates to MEKVLVKSSEIALKGRNRYVFENKLIENIKKSAKKNNVIVSKITLERFRLIIDFDSSKEKIKNTLNKVFGISNYSFIYKVEKDIDEILKKSKEMMLEIKELGHKQISFNTTRGDKNFKFKSPEINSKMGEVASKIDLKVNYKTTESTIFLDISDKSAYLSHEKYKGLEGLPVGTSGKVLVLLSGGIDSPVAAYQILKRGCEVDFLHFHTFENNDEILNTKIKKIIEKVNEYGFESKLHAMPCQFYRSLTCDKIKFDNYRLVMFKHFIFRMADELVKKEGYDAIVSGDALAQVASQTIENMRATQTGLTSLILRPLLTYQKEEIITIARKIDTFELSIEEYKDCCSLAAKNPQTKSKVEVLNELLKEMNFEEIIEKCLTQVKSYDFK